From Solanum lycopersicum chromosome 8, SLM_r2.1, the proteins below share one genomic window:
- the LOC101267727 gene encoding probable phospholipid hydroperoxide glutathione peroxidase, protein MMSSMVLSSPLSGLSHSKLIIFSNKYSSSPSKAHCIYFSNKISLESSSKSSFIHGDFTVPSPNLSTFVSKSSSSNTITAQTSPLGEHVIYDFQAKEKKRGLSLGCFRGKVFLIVNIPEQGSIWTVSQYELLHYLYDKYKSQGFEIAAFRYNKKETDKAGYSNAQKAPSGGQQQIKAAKFRVFDKVKINGRRAHPLFVHLRSKFGMGEAITTEFHKFLVDRNGVPYKSFGLDTPCNVIEEEVKHLILEDAD, encoded by the exons ATGATGAGCTCTATGGTTCTTTCATCACCTTTGAGTGGTCTATCACATtccaaattaataatattttccaaCAAATACTCTTCTTCACCCTCTAAGGctcattgtatttatttttcaaacaagATTTCTCTTGAATCCAGCTCCAAATCATCATTTATACATGGTGATTTCACTGTTCCTTCACCAAATCTCTCAACATTTGTATCAAAATCTTCTTCTTCCAATACTATCACTGCCCAAACCTCTCCACTTGGTGAACATGTCATCTATGATTTTCAAGCTAAG gaaaagaaaagaggtcTCTCTCTCGGTTGCTTTAGAGGAAAAGTTTTTCTGATTGTCAATATTCCTGAGCAAGG TTCCATATGGACAGTGTCGCAGTATGAATTACTTCATTACCTATATGACAAGTATAAATCTCAAG GATTTGAGATAGCTGCATTTCGCTATAATAAGAAAGAAACAGACAAGGCAGGATATAGTAATGCACAAAAAGCACCATCAGGGGGCCAACAACAGATTAAAGCTGCTAAGTTCCGAGTATTCGATAAG GTTAAAATTAATGGTAGAAGAGCACATCCATTATTTGTACATCTAAGGTCAAAATTTGGTATGGGAGAAGCTATCACTACTGAATTCCACAAGTTTTTAGTAGATAGAAATGGAGTACCTTACAAAAGCTTTGGATTGGACACCCCATGTAATGTGATCGAG GAAGAGGTTAAGCACTTAATCTTGGAGGATGCAGATTGA
- the LOC101268016 gene encoding ubiquitin C-terminal hydrolase 22 gives MYSSNDLYTNPKPCKHLAEYKVKNGVCGYNLIQDCFRTTPYGRTTLEMSKLEIPRCSVCSGSQGRFYMCLICSSVFCCLSPESNHALLHIQSQDGHEILVDMERAELYCSVCCDQVYDPDFDKAVMCKHIRGFSRSENGVEESEMRLSKRRKLSFWMDLDSKNMKRLFIRKSKSCYPLGLRGLNNLGNTCFMNSVLQVLLHAPPLRNYFLSDRHNREICRNMSSDRLCLPCDIDLMFSAVFSGDRTPYSPAQFLYSWWQHSENHATYEQQDAHEFFISMLDKIHDKEGKASLAIKDNRECQCIAHRAFYGLLRSDVTCASCGFTSTTHDPCMDVSLDLSPCNSSRVDFASKSSKANESLLGCLDLFTRPEKLGSDQKLYCENCHEKQDALKQMSIRKLPLVLCFHIKRFEHSPTRKMSRKIDRHVQFPFSLDMKPYLSSSIVRERYGSRIFSFDGDESDVSTEFEIFAVVAHSGTLESGHYVTYLHLINQWYKCDDAWITEVDEEVVRASQCYLIYYVQKMLYHKSCEDVSCQPMSLRADTFVRITGCC, from the exons ATGTACTCAAGCAACGATTTGTATACAAATCCAAAGCCCTGCAAGCATCTTGCAGAGTACAAGGTGAAAAATGGTGTATGTGGGTACAATTTGATTCAAGATTGTTTTAGGACAACTCCATATGGTAGGACAACATTGGAGATGTCGAAATTGGAGATACCTAGATGTAGTGTTTGTAGTGGGTCTCAGGGCAGATTTTATATGTGTTTGATCTGTTCATCAGTGTTTTGTTGTTTGTCACCTGAATCAAACCATGCCCTATTGCATATCCAGTCTCAAGATGGACATGAGATTTTAGTAGATATGGAAAGGGCTGAGCTGTATTGCTCTGTGTGTTGTGATCAGGTGTATGATCCTGATTTTGATAAGGCAGTGATGTGTAAACATATCAGGGGGTTTTCAAGAAGTGAAAATGGGGTTGAGGAGAGTGAGATGAGATTGAGTAAGAGGAGAAAGCTGAGTTTTTGGATGGATTTAGATTCAAAGAATATGAAGAGATTGTTTATTCGTAAGTCGAAATCGTGTTATCCGTTGGGATTAAGAGGTTTGAACAATTTGGGGAATACTTGTTTCATGAATTCTGTGTTGCAAGTGTTGCTTCATGCACCCCCTTTGAGAAATTACTTCCTTAGTGATAGACATAACCGAGaaatttgcagaaatatgtctTCGGATCGATTGTGCCTGCCTTGTGACATTGATCTTATGTTTTCAGCTGTGTTTTCTGGTGATAGGACCCCTTATAGTCCAGCTCAGTTTCTTTACAG TTGGTGGCAGCATTCAGAAAATCATGCTACCTACGAGCAGCAGGATGCTCATGAGTTCTTCATTTCAATGCTGGACAAGATCCATGACAAAGAGGGGAAAGCAAGTTTGGCAATCAAAG ATAATAGAGAGTGCCAGTGTATTGCTCATAGGGCTTTCTACGGGCTCTTGAGATCTGATGTCACATGTGCATCATGCGGTTTCACTTCAACAACTCATGATCCTTGTATGGACGTTTCTCTTGACTTGAGTCCGTGCAACTCCAGCCGAGTGGATTTTGCTAGCAAGTCCAGTAAGGCAAATGAATCTCTTCTAGGTTGCTTGGACCTCTTCACAAGACCAGAAAAATTGGGATCCGATCAGAAACTATACTGTGAAAATTGTCACGAAAAGCAAGATGCTTTGAAACAAATGTCCATCAGAAAACTCCCTCTTGTTCTCTGCTTTCATATTAAGCGATTTGAACATTCTCCCACCAGAAAAATGTCCAGAAAGATCGACCGCCACGTGCAATTTCCTTTCTCTTTGGACATGAAACCATATTTATCATCTTCAATTGTAAGAGAAAGATACGGGAGCAGAATCTTTTCGTTTGACGGTGACGAATCAGATGTTTCTacagaatttgaaatttttgcaGTGGTCGCACATTCAGGAACGTTGGAATCTGGTCACTATGTGACGTATTTGCATTTGATAAACCAATGGTATAAATGTGACGATGCATGGATAACTGAAGTCGACGAAGAAGTTGTTAG